The genome window CTGGTCGATCCGCAAACCGATAAGCCAACCCGAGTGGGCGTGCGTGTGACGAAAGAAGGCAGCCGCGAACGCTATTCCAAGCGCAGTGGAGCTTCGCTAGGAGCAGTCAGCGCCGTTCGCAAAGAAAGCGGCAAAAAGCGCCAATAAACCAAGCCTCAACATCGTTATGGCTGCCCACGGGGCGGAAATAAAAATTACAAACCATTCACTGTGAATCTGAAACCAATCCTGAATATTCGTTAACGACCGCCATGGCTAAGAAAGACAAAAAAACCGCAACCCAAGAAACCGCCCCCAGCGGACCGCCGCCTACGCCGCGCTTGTTGGAAAAGTTCGAGAAAGAGGTGTTGCCGGGCCTCAGCGGCAAATTGGGCCGCAAAAATGCCATGTCGTTGCCCCGCTTGCAAAAAATCGTGTTGAACATGGGGGTCGGCAGCGCTGTCGCGGAAAAAAAGAACCTCGAAGATGCCGTGGCCGCCCTGACGCAAATCACCGGTCAAAAGCCGTTGGTTACCAAGGCCCGTAAAGCGATTTCCGGTTTCAAATTGCGGGAGGGCCTGGCGATTGGCTGCAAGGTCACGCTGCGCGGCGCACGGATGTACGAATTTTTGGATCGCCTAGTGTCGCTGGCATTGCCCCGAGTGCGCGATTTCCGCGGTTTGGATCCAAACTCGTTCGACGGCCAGGGTAATTACAGCTTGGGCCTGTCGGAGCAACTGGTATTTCCGGAACTTAACCCCGACAAATTCACACGCGTGCAAGGCATGAACGTCACCATTGTGGTTTCCGGACACAGCAACGATGATTCGCGAGAATTGCTCCGGGCTTTGGGTTTCCCCTTCAAAGCCGAAGAAAAGTCGGGCAAGGACAAAAAAGGCGCAGCATAACGTCGTCCATGAAAATCCGAATGCACATACAATTAATTTGATCGTATCGATTTCCATTTGATCACTATCTACGGACCGCCTATCACAGAACAATGGCCAGCACTTCCAAAATTGCAAAAGCAAAACAAAAGCCCAAATTTTCCACCAAGTTGCGGCGGCGCTGCCAATTGTGCGGCCGTCCCCGGGCAGTGTATCGCAAGTTCGGCCTGTGCCGGATTTGTTTCCGGAAGTTGGCCGACCAAGGCATGATTCCAGGCGTGAGAAAGGCAAGCTGGTAACAGGACCCACAACGCATGATTACTGATCCCATTGCCGATATGCTAACCCGCATCCGTAACGCCATTCGCGTGGAGCGGCCGACGGTCGATATGCCCTCCTCCAAGGTCAAGCGCGGTGTGGCCGATGTGCTCAAGCGCGAAGGTTACATCTGGGACTGGAAGGAAGTGGAATCACAGCCGGCCAACCAGCTGCGCATTGAATTAAAATACGGCCCCAACGGTGAGCGTGTCATCCGGCATTTGAAGCGCGTCAGCAAACCAGGCCGACGAATGTATTCCGGCGCCGCTAAGCTCAAGCCGGTGCTGAGCGGGTTGGGAATTTCCATCATTAGCACCAGCCGTGGCGTGGTTAGCGATCGCGAGGCCCGGCAACGCAAGCTCGGCGGCGAAGTGCTGTGCGAGTTGTGGTAATAAAAGCAATTAGCGGTTAGCAATCAGTCAAACAGGATTAACAAATAATTATCAGCGGTCGGTAATTCTCAATCCGCGGCAGCCTCTTCGGCTAGTTGCTAACTGTTAATTGCAAATCGCTCCGAAATCATGTCCCGAATTGGAAAAATTCCCGTGCCCGTGCCCGATAAGGTGAAAGTCGTCGTCGCCGGCGGCGAAGTGGCCGTCGAAGGTCCTTTGGGCAAACTGAAGCAGGCTTTTTTGCCGCTCGTCGATGTCAAATTCGACGATGCCGCTAAGCGGTTAGTCGTTAGCCGCAAAAACGATGGCCGCCAGGCAAAAGCCGTGCACGGACTCACTCGCGCGCTCTTGCGAAATATGGTCGACGGGGTCACCAAGGGCTACGAAAAGAAGTTGGAAATTGTCGGCGTCGGCTATTTAGCGGCAATCCAAAAAAATCAACTGCAATTGCGGGTGGGTTTTGCCAACGAAGTTCACTTGCCTATTCCTGCCGGATTAAACGTAGCGTGCCCGGACCAAACACACATTGTTATCAAGGGCATCGATAAACAGGCGGTGGGACAATTCGCCGCTGAAGTGCGAGCAGTTCGCAAGCCGGAACCGTACAAAGGCAAAGGCATCCGCTATGACGGCGAGCAAGTTCGTCGCAAGGCCGGTAAGGCAGTTACTAAATAGGCAGTCGGTAGGCAGTAAGGGATAGGCAGAGTGACAAAGCAATTAATGCGGTGACGCCATGAATCACGAAAAACAAATCGGCTTGCAGCGTAGGCGACGGTCGTTCCGTGTGCGGAAAAACACCCGCGGCACGAAAGATCGCCCCCGCCTGTGCATCGTTCGCAGCCTGAAGCATACCTATGCCCAGGTGATTGACGATTCGAAAGGAAGCACGCTGGCTTCGGCCGCGACAACAGAAAAAGTATTGAAAGGCCAAGTTAAATACGGCGGCAACAAAGCAGCCGCCGAAGCGATTGGCCGCACCATTGCAGAGCGGGCTTTGGCGGCCGGAATCAAGCAAGTATCCTTTGACCGCGGCAGCGCAAAATATCATGGCCGTGTCGCCGCCCTGGCCGAGTCAGCGCGCAAAGCAGGATTAAGTTTTTGAGCAAACAAAATGTCTGGAATCTGGTGTCTGTTTTTTGGGAAATCCCATTACTCCCGTTACTAGAGAATCGCTAAAAATGTTCACACGCCAGAACAAAGTACAAGTGACCAGACACTAGACAACTAGTCACCCAATACAAGACACCAAACACCCCAAGCAACATGCCCACAGAAACTTCCCACTCCGGCGAACTGGTCGAAAAAGTCATTAAAATCCGGCGCTGCGCGGCAGTAGTCAAAGGCGGCCGCCGGTTCAGCTTTGCGGGCATGGTCGTGGTCGGCAATGGCCGCGGCAAAGTTGGCGCAGGTTACGGCAAAGCCAACGAAGTTCCGCCTGCTGTAGAAAAGGCAATCAAAGATGGCTCTCGCAGCATGATCGATATTCCGCTGGAAGGCAGCACCATCGCTCATCCGGTATTGGGTCACTTCGGCGCTTCGGACGTCATCTTATTGCCAGCTAGTCCTGGCACCGGCGTTATTGCTGGCGCGGCGGTGCGTGCAGTTTGCGAAGCAGCCGGCATTCACGACGTGCTTACCAAAAATTACGGCTCCACAAATCCCATCAACGTGGTCAAAGCCACGATGAACGCCCTTAAGCAACTGCGCACTCCGGTCGAAGTGCAACGACTGCGCGGAGTAACCCTGCCATGAACATCAACGACGTGCATCGCAGCATTCACAAGCATACCAAACGTCTGCGCATAGGCCGCGGCATCGGCTCCGGCAGAGGCAAAACTTCCGGACGCGGCCATAAAGGGCAAGGTCAGCTGGCCGGTTGGGCAGCGCCGGTAATTTTCGAGGGCGCACGCATGCCTCTCATTCGCCGCATTCCCAAGCGCGGCTTTCACAATCAATGGGGCTTGCGGATTGGAATTGTGAACCTGGACGAATTGCAGTCAGCATTCAAGTCGGGCGACGAAGTGACCCTCGAAACGCTGAAAGCGGCTGGTTTATGCAAGCGCCCTTGCGATGCATTGAAAGTGCTGGGCCAGGGAGAAATCAAGAAAAAATTGAAGGTCACGGCCCATAAGTTCAGTGCGTCCGCCTTGGAAAAAATCAAAGCCGCCGGCGGCGAAGCGGTGGTGCTGCCCGGGCCCAAGCCTGTGAAGCGCAAAAAGCCCAGAAAGACCGCGGTTGCCAAGTAATTCGATTTCGCCCCGTTTCGTGAATTTCGCTAACCTTGGAGTTGGAATTGGGGCGTAACAAGGAACGCAGGAATTCAGAAAGCGGCCACTGCAATAAACTGCCCCGCGGGAATACATTTGCGAGCAATCTTGCCTTTCCTGGTTTCGTGGCTTCCTTATAATCTTTCTCTGTGGCGTGGTAGTTGGAAGGAATTGGTCGGCATTTAAGTCCGGAGCAAGCCATGTGGGAAAAAATTCGGGTGATGTTCACCATTCCAGAGCTGCGGCAGAAAATTCTGCTGACCATGCTCTTTCTGGCGATTTACCGGGTCGGCTTCCAAATTCCGCTGCCCATTGTGGATCGCGACGCCATGAAGGCCAGCCTGCAATCGAATTCCACCCTAGGCTCGTTCTTCCAGCAGGCGGCCGTGTTCAGCGCCAGCAACTTGACGATGGGAACGATTTTCGGCCTGGGAATTATGCCCTACATTTCGGCTTCCATTATTTTCCAATTGCTCGGCAGCGTGTGGGCGCCCTTGGAGCAGTTGCAAAAAGAAGGCGAAAGCGGCCGCAAAAAAATCAACGAGTACACACGCTATGCCACGGTGGTGATTTGCATTGGGCAAAGTTGGGGTTATTTGGCGTATTTGATTCATGGCAGCGGAACGCGCAGCTTCATTTCGTCCGAGTTTATGGTGAACGGTCATCTGTCGTTCTACTGGCAATTTGTGGCCGTCATGATCATGACCACGGGCACCGTGTTTTTGATGTGGCTGGGGGAACAAATTGACGAATTTGGCATCGGCAACGGCATCAGCTTGCTGATTATGGCCGGCATTTTAGCGCGGATGCCCGCCGCATTTATCGACATGATCAGCAATAGCTCGTTGGAATTGGGCGGCAGCGTGGGCAAGTTCGGCCCAGAAAAATGGATTGTGATGGGCATTTTGTTCGTCAGCGTCGTAGCGGGCGTGGTGTATATGGATCAAGGCCAGCGCCGCATTCCCACCCAAAGCGCCAAGCACGTGCGCGGCCGCAAAGTGTTTGGTGGCAATCGGCAATACTTACCGCTGAAGGTAAACCACTCGGGCGTGATGCCGATTATTTTCGCCAGCAGCTTGCTATTGTTTCCCAATCTATTGTTCCGCCAACTGGCCGCGGCCTACGGCGGAATTTGGGACAATTTGA of Pirellulales bacterium contains these proteins:
- the rplE gene encoding 50S ribosomal protein L5, with the protein product MAKKDKKTATQETAPSGPPPTPRLLEKFEKEVLPGLSGKLGRKNAMSLPRLQKIVLNMGVGSAVAEKKNLEDAVAALTQITGQKPLVTKARKAISGFKLREGLAIGCKVTLRGARMYEFLDRLVSLALPRVRDFRGLDPNSFDGQGNYSLGLSEQLVFPELNPDKFTRVQGMNVTIVVSGHSNDDSRELLRALGFPFKAEEKSGKDKKGAA
- a CDS encoding type Z 30S ribosomal protein S14, with the protein product MASTSKIAKAKQKPKFSTKLRRRCQLCGRPRAVYRKFGLCRICFRKLADQGMIPGVRKASW
- the rpsH gene encoding 30S ribosomal protein S8 translates to MITDPIADMLTRIRNAIRVERPTVDMPSSKVKRGVADVLKREGYIWDWKEVESQPANQLRIELKYGPNGERVIRHLKRVSKPGRRMYSGAAKLKPVLSGLGISIISTSRGVVSDREARQRKLGGEVLCELW
- the rplF gene encoding 50S ribosomal protein L6; translated protein: MSRIGKIPVPVPDKVKVVVAGGEVAVEGPLGKLKQAFLPLVDVKFDDAAKRLVVSRKNDGRQAKAVHGLTRALLRNMVDGVTKGYEKKLEIVGVGYLAAIQKNQLQLRVGFANEVHLPIPAGLNVACPDQTHIVIKGIDKQAVGQFAAEVRAVRKPEPYKGKGIRYDGEQVRRKAGKAVTK
- the rplR gene encoding 50S ribosomal protein L18; its protein translation is MNHEKQIGLQRRRRSFRVRKNTRGTKDRPRLCIVRSLKHTYAQVIDDSKGSTLASAATTEKVLKGQVKYGGNKAAAEAIGRTIAERALAAGIKQVSFDRGSAKYHGRVAALAESARKAGLSF
- the rpsE gene encoding 30S ribosomal protein S5 — its product is MPTETSHSGELVEKVIKIRRCAAVVKGGRRFSFAGMVVVGNGRGKVGAGYGKANEVPPAVEKAIKDGSRSMIDIPLEGSTIAHPVLGHFGASDVILLPASPGTGVIAGAAVRAVCEAAGIHDVLTKNYGSTNPINVVKATMNALKQLRTPVEVQRLRGVTLP
- the rplO gene encoding 50S ribosomal protein L15; the encoded protein is MNINDVHRSIHKHTKRLRIGRGIGSGRGKTSGRGHKGQGQLAGWAAPVIFEGARMPLIRRIPKRGFHNQWGLRIGIVNLDELQSAFKSGDEVTLETLKAAGLCKRPCDALKVLGQGEIKKKLKVTAHKFSASALEKIKAAGGEAVVLPGPKPVKRKKPRKTAVAK
- the secY gene encoding preprotein translocase subunit SecY, whose translation is MWEKIRVMFTIPELRQKILLTMLFLAIYRVGFQIPLPIVDRDAMKASLQSNSTLGSFFQQAAVFSASNLTMGTIFGLGIMPYISASIIFQLLGSVWAPLEQLQKEGESGRKKINEYTRYATVVICIGQSWGYLAYLIHGSGTRSFISSEFMVNGHLSFYWQFVAVMIMTTGTVFLMWLGEQIDEFGIGNGISLLIMAGILARMPAAFIDMISNSSLELGGSVGKFGPEKWIVMGILFVSVVAGVVYMDQGQRRIPTQSAKHVRGRKVFGGNRQYLPLKVNHSGVMPIIFASSLLLFPNLLFRQLAAAYGGIWDNLNDAFTRGTSYIYNMLYIILIYFFCYFWTAIMFNPKDVADNLKNFGTFIPGYRPGKRTEDYLEKVMVRITYVGAAFLSVVAIVPTLISGSLDIPFIVAQFYGGTTLLIAVSVAFDLVQKIDSHLVMRNYKGLLQ